In Kineococcus endophyticus, the following proteins share a genomic window:
- a CDS encoding GNAT family N-acetyltransferase has protein sequence MSLRVDVCTEDDLAVLLAGETSRHLAHHHRERFAVQAQGSGHYLLAWRDGVNVGRASLTAQSKYAPVRERWPGCAEVNALAAFPQGQGTGTALLRLADSLARADGHQRIGLAVDPDDPGPRRLYERLGYRLWDGGPVVDEWVELLDDGGSRPHADPSDYLSKPLRENTAA, from the coding sequence GTGAGCCTGCGCGTCGACGTGTGCACCGAGGACGACCTCGCCGTGCTGCTGGCGGGGGAGACCTCCCGGCACCTGGCCCACCACCACCGCGAGCGGTTCGCCGTGCAAGCTCAGGGGAGCGGCCACTACCTCCTGGCCTGGCGGGACGGCGTGAACGTGGGGCGGGCCTCGCTCACGGCGCAGTCGAAGTACGCACCCGTGCGCGAGCGCTGGCCGGGCTGCGCCGAGGTCAACGCGCTGGCCGCGTTCCCGCAGGGGCAGGGCACCGGGACGGCGCTCCTCCGCCTCGCCGACTCCCTCGCCCGCGCCGACGGGCACCAGCGCATCGGGCTCGCCGTCGATCCCGACGACCCCGGACCCCGGCGCCTGTACGAGCGGCTCGGCTACCGCCTCTGGGACGGCGGCCCGGTCGTCGACGAGTGGGTCGAGCTCCTCGACGACGGCGGGTCGCGGCCGCACGCCGACCCCAGCGACTACCTGTCGAAACCGCTGCGGGAGAACACCGCCGCGTGA
- a CDS encoding YceI family protein, producing the protein MQTLLEDTMGWFGGKDKNSGTTTIEAPAQTGLPAVPGYQAGTWTIDASHSEISFTVRHMAVSKVRGRLGSVSGEIVTTDEPGRSAVTAEVDVTTITTFNEQRDGHLKTGDFFAVETHPTATFRSTSLGHDGDDFVLTGDLTLKGVTRPVTLTVEVSGFGPDAYGGTRAGFSAKGQINRRDFGVEFDARLDNGGLVVADKVDLELDVEAVLNA; encoded by the coding sequence ATGCAAACACTTCTGGAGGACACCATGGGCTGGTTCGGCGGCAAGGACAAGAACAGCGGCACCACCACGATCGAGGCGCCGGCGCAGACCGGACTGCCCGCGGTTCCCGGCTACCAGGCCGGCACGTGGACGATCGACGCCAGCCACTCCGAGATCTCCTTCACGGTCCGCCACATGGCGGTCAGCAAGGTCCGCGGCCGCCTCGGTTCGGTCTCCGGCGAGATCGTCACGACCGACGAGCCGGGCCGGTCCGCGGTGACCGCCGAGGTCGACGTCACCACCATCACGACGTTCAACGAGCAGCGCGACGGCCACCTCAAGACGGGCGACTTCTTCGCCGTCGAGACCCACCCGACCGCCACCTTCCGCTCGACGTCCCTCGGCCACGACGGCGACGACTTCGTCCTGACCGGCGACCTGACCCTCAAGGGCGTCACGCGTCCCGTCACCCTGACCGTCGAGGTCTCCGGTTTCGGTCCCGACGCCTACGGCGGCACGCGCGCCGGGTTCTCGGCCAAGGGCCAGATCAACCGCCGCGACTTCGGTGTCGAGTTCGACGCCCGCCTCGACAACGGCGGTCTCGTCGTCGCCGACAAGGTCGACCTGGAACTCGACGTCGAGGCCGTCCTCAACGCCTGA
- a CDS encoding lycopene cyclase family protein, with the protein MDHGEARLTVVGLGAAGASLAWRMVDAGVPFEVVEAPAAADVRSPDRTWSTWGPAGPGPFGALVAASWPRIRLVAPDGAVVTADLGSWRYRSLHSADLDRAVRAKLAAAGVAVHERVLEGRPPSPAVDTRPVPVPTDGRTLLWQHFLGYRVRAERPVFDPATATLMDFRTPQPAGGVAFGYVLPTSPTEALVEYTEFSAHLLTDAQYRERLGEFLQRSGTGPHEVLSEERGVIPMTDAGFPASPEPGVLRWGANAGSIRPSTGYSFTTLQRQADALVAQVARHGPRGLTLPPPHRGRHLLMDSLVLEALTSGRIDGASFFVDLFRRNPVHRVLGFLDGTTTPAEDLALMATSPRAAMLSTVLSRVVPRR; encoded by the coding sequence GTGGATCACGGGGAGGCCAGACTCACCGTGGTCGGGCTCGGCGCGGCCGGGGCCAGCCTCGCCTGGCGCATGGTCGACGCGGGGGTCCCGTTCGAGGTGGTCGAAGCACCCGCCGCGGCCGACGTCCGCAGCCCCGACCGCACGTGGAGCACGTGGGGGCCGGCGGGTCCCGGGCCGTTCGGGGCCCTCGTGGCGGCGTCCTGGCCGCGCATCCGGCTCGTCGCGCCCGACGGGGCCGTCGTGACGGCCGACCTCGGGTCCTGGCGCTACCGCAGCCTGCACTCCGCCGACCTCGACCGCGCGGTCCGGGCGAAGCTCGCCGCGGCGGGGGTCGCTGTGCACGAGCGGGTGCTGGAGGGACGGCCGCCGTCGCCCGCCGTGGACACCCGGCCGGTGCCCGTCCCGACGGACGGCCGGACGCTGCTGTGGCAGCACTTCCTGGGGTACCGCGTGCGCGCGGAACGTCCTGTGTTCGACCCCGCGACGGCCACGCTCATGGACTTCCGGACGCCGCAGCCGGCCGGCGGGGTGGCGTTCGGGTACGTGCTGCCGACGTCGCCGACCGAGGCGCTCGTGGAGTACACGGAGTTCTCCGCGCACCTGCTGACGGACGCGCAGTACCGCGAGCGGCTCGGGGAGTTCCTGCAGCGCAGCGGGACCGGACCGCACGAGGTGCTGTCGGAGGAACGCGGCGTCATCCCCATGACGGACGCGGGGTTCCCCGCCTCCCCCGAACCCGGGGTGCTGCGGTGGGGGGCGAACGCCGGGTCGATCCGGCCGTCCACGGGGTACTCGTTCACGACGCTGCAACGGCAGGCCGACGCGCTGGTGGCGCAGGTCGCGCGGCACGGTCCGCGGGGGCTCACGTTGCCGCCGCCGCACCGGGGGCGGCACCTGCTGATGGACTCCCTCGTCCTGGAGGCGCTGACGTCGGGTCGGATCGACGGTGCGTCGTTCTTCGTGGACCTGTTCCGCCGCAACCCCGTCCACCGGGTGCTGGGTTTCCTCGACGGGACGACGACGCCCGCGGAGGACCTGGCGCTGATGGCCACGTCCCCGCGGGCGGCGATGCTGTCGACCGTGCTGAGCCGGGTGGTCCCCCGGCGCTGA
- the mscL gene encoding large conductance mechanosensitive channel protein MscL translates to MKIVNGFKDFILRGNVIDLAVAVVIGAAFSGIINKVVEGLINPIIAAIGGSPNLDGAWVIPLRTIDGETIGIQVGTIVGAVLNFLIIAAAVYFIIVIPVNRLLALRKKGQVAEPKAPTEDILLLTEIRDLLARQTGGTTPTLDTK, encoded by the coding sequence ATGAAGATCGTCAACGGGTTCAAGGACTTCATCCTGCGGGGCAACGTCATCGACCTCGCGGTCGCCGTGGTCATCGGGGCCGCGTTCTCGGGGATCATCAACAAGGTGGTCGAGGGGCTCATCAACCCCATCATCGCGGCCATCGGCGGATCACCGAACCTCGACGGCGCCTGGGTGATCCCGCTGCGCACGATCGACGGCGAGACGATCGGCATCCAGGTGGGCACCATCGTGGGCGCTGTCCTCAACTTCCTCATCATCGCCGCCGCGGTCTACTTCATCATCGTGATCCCCGTGAACCGCCTGCTCGCCCTCCGGAAGAAGGGGCAGGTCGCCGAACCGAAGGCTCCCACCGAGGACATCCTCCTGCTCACCGAGATCCGCGACCTCCTTGCCCGGCAGACCGGTGGCACCACCCCGACGCTCGACACCAAGTAG
- a CDS encoding putative bifunctional diguanylate cyclase/phosphodiesterase, giving the protein MNPRHTSVAARVVAAAAVLTVLAAVLSGTGTVRHVLLCVAQAAAIAVLLLTGRREASVWRWWAAAVAVLSVAPVVGAVTDSWPGPLQGVTVVAASPLVYGGLVRWNRFRTYVSDPGDWLNGLSAVLALTAAGLVAQQWFGILPPTWPTLGVQVWMLTVACLVILLGTCAAVAVIGGLVRDPRMWLVLLTLAGLIVLSAGLRGHGLHEVEGARALTGWTAACVAVAVASTLPRRTTPVAATSQAPAIGALVVLAVAVAALGLNDHEGGWEVSWYAIAAILGISVRMVHLVRELAHLAESRQQALTDELTGTGNRRALLRELDVLVDDGRSAALLLLDVDHFKEVNDRHGHHAGDDLLRRVVAAARKALPADAVLTRIGGDEFAVLLPGRDECQAARIGRAVHDAVVTDAEIGISVGVRSGLAGAVDPDRLLRQADTAMYSAKTAGGGVSVYDSEVDARLRERAGLADEVRRLVRSGHGRMGREVVLHYQPQIDLTSGRVVGVEALVRWQHPTRGLLPPLVFLPLVEELGLMQLLTGHVLRRAATEAAGWSHDGVPLRISVNVSASCLAHPELLPLVDEVLAHSGLTPGRLVLEVTETTLMADPDLALEVTHALTRRGVQLSIDDYGTGYSSLAYLTDLPATELKLDRAFTIRVLSEPRTAEIVEATVALAHRLGLRVVAEGVEDEATRAVLHRLDVDESQGYLHARPLPPADVVRWLTTVAQGRVVAAPVPGRDALDR; this is encoded by the coding sequence GTGAACCCCCGTCACACCTCGGTCGCCGCGCGCGTCGTCGCGGCCGCCGCCGTGCTGACGGTGCTCGCCGCGGTCCTGTCGGGGACGGGGACGGTCCGCCACGTGCTGCTGTGCGTCGCGCAGGCCGCGGCCATCGCCGTGCTGCTGCTCACCGGCCGCCGGGAGGCGTCGGTCTGGCGCTGGTGGGCCGCCGCGGTGGCGGTGCTGTCCGTGGCCCCCGTCGTCGGGGCGGTCACCGACTCCTGGCCGGGCCCCCTGCAGGGCGTGACGGTCGTCGCCGCCTCACCGCTCGTCTACGGTGGGCTCGTGCGGTGGAACCGCTTCCGCACGTACGTCTCCGACCCCGGCGACTGGCTCAACGGCCTCAGCGCCGTCCTGGCCCTGACGGCGGCGGGCCTCGTCGCGCAGCAGTGGTTCGGGATCCTGCCCCCGACCTGGCCGACGCTCGGCGTGCAGGTGTGGATGCTCACGGTGGCCTGCCTGGTCATCCTGCTCGGCACGTGCGCGGCGGTGGCCGTCATCGGCGGCCTGGTCCGGGACCCGCGGATGTGGCTGGTGCTGCTCACCCTCGCCGGCCTCATCGTCCTCAGTGCAGGGCTGCGCGGGCACGGCCTGCACGAGGTGGAGGGGGCCCGGGCCCTCACCGGCTGGACCGCGGCCTGCGTCGCGGTCGCCGTCGCGTCCACGCTGCCCCGCCGCACCACGCCCGTCGCGGCCACCAGCCAGGCCCCCGCGATCGGCGCGCTGGTCGTGCTCGCCGTCGCCGTCGCCGCGCTCGGGCTGAACGACCACGAGGGCGGGTGGGAGGTCTCCTGGTACGCGATCGCGGCGATCCTCGGGATCAGCGTGCGGATGGTGCACCTCGTGCGCGAGCTCGCCCACCTCGCCGAGTCCCGGCAGCAGGCCCTCACCGACGAGCTGACCGGCACGGGCAACCGCCGGGCCCTGCTGCGCGAGCTCGACGTCCTCGTCGACGACGGTCGGTCTGCCGCGCTGCTCCTGCTGGACGTCGACCACTTCAAGGAGGTCAACGACCGGCACGGCCACCACGCCGGCGACGACCTGCTGCGCCGCGTCGTCGCGGCCGCCCGGAAGGCGCTGCCCGCCGACGCCGTGCTGACGCGCATCGGGGGCGACGAGTTCGCCGTCCTGCTGCCGGGCCGCGACGAGTGCCAGGCCGCCCGCATCGGCCGCGCCGTCCACGACGCCGTCGTCACGGACGCCGAGATCGGCATCTCGGTCGGGGTCCGCTCCGGCCTGGCCGGGGCCGTCGACCCGGACCGCCTGCTGCGCCAGGCGGACACCGCCATGTACTCGGCCAAGACGGCCGGCGGTGGCGTCAGCGTCTACGACTCCGAGGTGGACGCGCGGCTGCGCGAACGCGCCGGGCTCGCGGACGAGGTGCGCCGGCTCGTCCGTTCCGGCCACGGCCGGATGGGCCGCGAGGTCGTCCTGCACTACCAGCCGCAGATCGACCTCACGAGCGGTCGCGTCGTCGGCGTGGAGGCCCTCGTCCGCTGGCAGCACCCGACCCGCGGGCTGCTGCCGCCGCTGGTGTTCCTGCCCCTCGTCGAGGAGCTCGGCCTCATGCAGCTGCTCACGGGCCACGTCCTGCGCCGGGCCGCCACCGAGGCCGCGGGCTGGAGCCACGACGGGGTGCCGCTGCGGATCTCGGTCAACGTCTCCGCGAGCTGCCTCGCGCACCCGGAGCTGCTGCCGCTCGTCGACGAGGTGCTGGCGCACAGCGGTCTGACGCCGGGACGCCTCGTGCTGGAGGTCACCGAGACGACGCTCATGGCCGACCCCGACCTCGCGCTGGAGGTCACGCACGCGCTCACGCGGCGGGGTGTGCAGCTGAGCATCGACGACTACGGGACGGGGTACTCCTCGCTCGCGTACCTCACCGACCTGCCCGCCACGGAGCTCAAGCTGGACCGCGCGTTCACGATCCGCGTCCTCAGCGAACCGCGGACCGCGGAGATCGTGGAGGCGACCGTGGCGCTCGCGCACCGCCTCGGCCTGCGCGTCGTCGCGGAGGGCGTCGAGGACGAGGCGACCCGCGCGGTGCTGCACCGCCTCGACGTCGACGAGTCGCAGGGGTACCTGCACGCCCGCCCGCTGCCACCCGCCGACGTCGTGCGCTGGTTGACGACGGTCGCCCAGGGGCGGGTCGTCGCCGCACCGGTTCCGGGACGGGACGCCCTCGACCGCTGA
- a CDS encoding P-loop domain-containing protein produces the protein MAGPRDTLQDTLERLDGAPYARYRTLTGRPWPLRDGATATLRHGQADPFAPPSRWEVHCPRTPFAGLGLVSPVRRRALASFLARSARAARGPFRVDAGGQEVVQRSSCEVAADGSVVLRFAYPLPGPRRRIDGRSAAADLAGTLPDVVARHVLGVDLDTARAFCDAVEDADHLRSQLPGLGLVAFVADGAVLPRASGVDDRPLPGAVPFSSPPSLRVEVDLPHRGRTAGTGLPRGVTVLVGGGFHGKSTLLRALEAGVHDHVPGDGRELVVTDPGAVAVRAEDGRAVTRVDVGAFVSGLPGGVDPRDFSTADASGSTSQAAATLEALETGSRVLLLDEDTAATNLMVRDARMQELVAKASEPLNPFVDLVRSLADDHGVSTVLVVGSSGDYLDVADRVLLLESYRCSDVTGRAREVAARPTGRVAEAGTFPPVRGRVPDPRSVDTTARGRRRVSAVGTDTLRLGEQDVDVRAVRQFTDPGQVTGAGLALDHAVAAGHLDGQRSLAEVLDRLDVDLAGPTAQWTDGAPADVAVPRRHEVAAALNRLRTLRVLHLR, from the coding sequence GTGGCCGGACCTCGCGACACCCTCCAGGACACCCTGGAACGCCTCGACGGAGCGCCGTACGCCCGGTACCGGACGCTGACCGGCCGACCCTGGCCGCTGCGGGACGGCGCGACGGCGACCCTGCGGCACGGCCAGGCCGATCCCTTCGCCCCGCCCTCGCGGTGGGAGGTCCACTGCCCGCGGACGCCGTTCGCGGGCCTCGGCCTCGTCTCCCCGGTCCGCCGCCGGGCCCTCGCCTCGTTCCTCGCTCGCTCCGCCCGCGCGGCCCGGGGGCCGTTCCGCGTGGACGCCGGAGGGCAGGAGGTGGTGCAGCGCAGCAGCTGCGAGGTGGCCGCGGACGGGTCCGTCGTCCTGCGGTTCGCCTACCCGCTGCCCGGGCCGCGGCGCCGCATCGACGGGCGCAGCGCCGCCGCGGACCTCGCCGGGACGTTGCCCGACGTCGTCGCGCGTCACGTCCTCGGGGTGGACCTCGACACGGCCCGCGCGTTCTGCGACGCCGTCGAGGACGCCGACCACCTGCGGTCGCAGCTGCCGGGGCTGGGGCTCGTCGCGTTCGTGGCGGACGGCGCGGTCCTGCCGCGGGCCAGCGGCGTCGACGACCGTCCCCTGCCCGGGGCCGTCCCGTTCTCCTCCCCGCCGTCCCTGCGCGTGGAGGTCGACCTGCCCCACCGCGGCCGGACCGCGGGCACGGGCCTGCCGAGGGGCGTGACCGTCCTCGTCGGCGGGGGTTTCCACGGCAAGTCCACGCTGCTGCGCGCGCTGGAGGCCGGGGTCCACGACCACGTGCCCGGCGACGGCCGTGAACTCGTCGTCACCGACCCCGGGGCCGTCGCGGTCCGCGCGGAGGACGGCCGGGCCGTGACCCGCGTCGACGTCGGCGCGTTCGTCAGCGGGCTGCCCGGTGGCGTCGACCCGCGGGACTTCTCCACGGCCGACGCGTCCGGGTCGACGTCCCAGGCCGCCGCGACGCTGGAGGCGCTGGAGACCGGCTCGCGCGTGCTGCTGCTCGACGAGGACACGGCCGCGACGAACCTCATGGTCCGCGACGCCCGCATGCAGGAGCTCGTGGCGAAGGCGTCCGAACCGCTGAACCCCTTCGTCGACCTCGTCCGGTCCCTCGCCGACGACCACGGGGTGTCGACCGTGCTCGTCGTGGGCTCCAGCGGCGACTACCTCGACGTCGCCGACCGCGTCCTGCTGCTGGAGTCCTACCGCTGCAGCGACGTCACCGGACGGGCCCGCGAGGTCGCCGCCCGCCCCACGGGCCGGGTCGCCGAGGCGGGCACGTTCCCGCCCGTGCGGGGCCGCGTCCCGGACCCGCGCAGCGTCGACACCACCGCCCGCGGACGCCGGCGCGTGTCCGCCGTCGGCACCGACACCCTGCGCCTGGGGGAGCAGGACGTCGACGTGCGGGCCGTCCGGCAGTTCACCGACCCGGGGCAGGTGACGGGTGCCGGTCTCGCGCTCGACCACGCCGTCGCGGCCGGCCACCTCGACGGTCAGCGGTCGCTGGCGGAGGTGCTCGACCGGCTCGACGTGGACCTGGCCGGCCCCACGGCGCAGTGGACGGACGGTGCGCCCGCGGACGTCGCGGTCCCGCGTCGGCACGAGGTGGCGGCGGCGCTGAACCGGCTGCGGACCCTGCGCGTGCTCCACCTGCGCTGA
- a CDS encoding tetratricopeptide repeat-containing diguanylate cyclase has translation MTDVTVDGGEDTATLLRRSEEARTRGEYREGRRIAEHVVVRATAEGDDCALAEALRLVCNQAVRLGDLEDAARAGAEAFVVADRVGDVPGQVEALNLLAFSYLQLALFDEALDAIERSTARVVTLVDPDLRSATFNRAGTIRSAMGDFDDAGELFERATRELSGQDVSSETRFCLLTNTADLVLNRAYSGGLVPAEDLRRGVERSCESLVLAEEVGNPYRQALTLLNRGSLTTYLDDPVPATRDLEASRELSRAHGYRSLELGVLEAYAMDALRRKDFAAAAPLFDEVARTADELNDATVLVRAQELLARCHEELGDFRGALEAYRRFHELETRQRTETAEVRARLLTQTVELQQLRSHAETLDRQAHEDTLTGLRNRRSFDAALPALLAGAGDGDRVCVCLLDVDHFKVVNDTFGHGVGDEVLRRLGALLREDVRQQDLLARIGGEEFALVCVLRGSASSGGLVDGVRRRLDRVRRKVEQADWGQTADGLHVTVSLGAVVAVRPDPGSGTELLRQADQLLYAAKAAGRNRVVARPLSRC, from the coding sequence ATGACGGACGTGACGGTCGACGGGGGCGAGGACACCGCCACCCTGTTGCGCCGTTCCGAGGAGGCGCGCACCCGCGGGGAGTACCGCGAGGGGCGGCGCATCGCCGAGCACGTCGTCGTGCGGGCCACGGCCGAGGGCGACGACTGCGCGCTCGCCGAGGCGTTGCGCCTCGTCTGCAACCAGGCCGTCCGCCTGGGGGACCTCGAGGACGCGGCGCGCGCGGGCGCGGAGGCCTTCGTCGTCGCCGACCGCGTCGGGGACGTGCCCGGCCAGGTCGAGGCCCTGAACCTGCTCGCGTTCTCCTACCTGCAGCTCGCGCTGTTCGACGAGGCGCTCGACGCGATCGAGCGCAGCACCGCCCGCGTCGTGACGCTCGTCGATCCCGACCTGCGCTCGGCCACGTTCAACCGGGCCGGGACGATCCGCTCCGCGATGGGCGACTTCGACGACGCCGGGGAACTGTTCGAGCGGGCCACGCGGGAACTGTCCGGTCAGGACGTCTCGAGCGAGACGCGGTTCTGCCTACTGACGAACACCGCCGACCTCGTCCTGAACCGTGCGTACTCGGGGGGCCTCGTCCCGGCCGAGGACCTGCGGCGCGGGGTCGAGCGGTCGTGCGAATCGCTGGTCCTGGCCGAGGAGGTGGGGAACCCCTACCGGCAGGCCCTGACGTTGCTCAACCGCGGCAGCCTCACCACCTACCTCGACGACCCCGTCCCCGCGACCCGCGACCTGGAGGCCTCCCGGGAACTGTCCCGCGCCCACGGCTACCGGAGCCTGGAACTCGGCGTCCTCGAGGCGTACGCGATGGACGCGCTGCGCCGCAAGGACTTCGCGGCCGCAGCACCGTTGTTCGACGAGGTCGCGCGGACCGCGGACGAACTCAACGACGCGACCGTCCTCGTCCGCGCCCAGGAACTCCTGGCCCGCTGCCACGAGGAGCTCGGCGACTTCCGCGGCGCGCTGGAGGCCTACCGCCGGTTCCACGAGCTCGAGACCCGGCAGCGCACCGAGACCGCCGAGGTCCGCGCCCGGTTGCTGACGCAGACCGTGGAACTGCAGCAGTTGCGCTCGCACGCCGAGACGCTGGACCGGCAGGCGCACGAGGACACGCTGACGGGACTGCGCAACCGCCGGTCCTTCGACGCGGCGCTGCCCGCTCTGCTGGCCGGGGCGGGCGACGGCGACCGCGTGTGCGTCTGCCTCCTGGACGTCGACCACTTCAAGGTCGTCAACGACACGTTCGGCCACGGCGTCGGCGACGAGGTGCTGCGCCGGCTCGGCGCACTGCTGCGCGAGGACGTCCGGCAGCAGGACCTGCTCGCCCGCATCGGCGGGGAGGAGTTCGCGCTCGTCTGCGTGCTGCGGGGCTCCGCGTCCTCCGGCGGCCTCGTCGACGGGGTGCGACGGCGGCTGGACCGGGTGCGGCGCAAGGTGGAGCAGGCCGACTGGGGTCAGACCGCGGACGGGCTGCACGTGACCGTCTCCCTCGGCGCGGTCGTCGCCGTCCGCCCGGACCCCGGCAGCGGCACCGAACTCCTGCGCCAGGCCGACCAGCTGCTCTACGCCGCCAAGGCGGCCGGTCGCAACCGCGTCGTCGCGCGCCCGCTCAGCCGCTGCTGA
- a CDS encoding SDR family oxidoreductase, whose protein sequence is MGLIAVTGATGQVGGRVARGLSAAGAPQRLVVRDPRRAPDLDGADVRVATYDDGEALRHAFDGADVLLFVSGAEHADRLDQHRTVVEAAAAAGVRRVVYTSFLGASPTSTFTFARDHAATEDLLTAARFTTTFLRDNFYLDVLPEFVGDGALRGPAGTGRVSAVARADVAEVALAAVLDEAHGGRSYDLTGPQALSFAEVAATIARVRGIPVEFVDETVEEAYASRAGSGAPRWMVDGWVSTYTAIAAGELASVSDAVRTVTGREPRSLEDVLSSG, encoded by the coding sequence CCGGCGCCCCGCAGCGCCTCGTGGTCCGGGACCCGCGCCGCGCCCCCGACCTCGACGGCGCCGACGTGCGGGTCGCGACGTACGACGACGGCGAGGCGCTGCGCCACGCGTTCGACGGCGCCGACGTCCTGCTGTTCGTCTCCGGCGCCGAGCACGCCGACCGCCTCGACCAGCACCGCACGGTCGTCGAGGCGGCCGCCGCGGCCGGGGTGCGGCGCGTCGTCTACACCTCGTTCCTCGGCGCGTCCCCCACGAGCACCTTCACCTTCGCCCGCGACCACGCGGCGACGGAGGACTTGCTGACCGCCGCGCGGTTCACCACGACGTTCCTGCGCGACAACTTCTACCTCGACGTCCTGCCGGAGTTCGTCGGCGACGGCGCCCTGCGCGGTCCGGCCGGCACCGGCCGGGTCTCGGCGGTAGCGCGCGCGGACGTCGCGGAGGTGGCCCTGGCCGCCGTGCTCGACGAGGCGCACGGTGGGCGCAGCTACGACCTCACCGGGCCGCAGGCCCTCTCGTTCGCAGAGGTGGCCGCGACCATCGCGCGGGTCCGCGGGATCCCGGTCGAGTTCGTCGACGAGACCGTCGAGGAGGCCTACGCCTCCCGTGCCGGGTCCGGTGCCCCGCGGTGGATGGTCGACGGCTGGGTCAGCACGTACACGGCGATCGCGGCCGGGGAACTCGCCTCCGTCAGCGACGCCGTCCGGACGGTCACGGGCCGGGAACCGCGCAGCCTCGAGGACGTCCTCAGCAGCGGCTGA